In Candidatus Poribacteria bacterium, the following are encoded in one genomic region:
- a CDS encoding phytanoyl-CoA dioxygenase family protein translates to MKEYLEIQKPELDYTYEFETDELSLVSECLEAHGFAIIKDVLPPDLVDSLKQAVFDGTDPKRELEHGQSSTRHAWIESGPGAWQLLGYDPFMKIHRHLIGAKELTLHRSAAIIRMPGSQPVAWHTDWCGFSTDTPKNSGDVLNRGLWPSGKWFYLTGSRPEHGGLCIIEGSHVENWKGPEGFKLTADKRSFYKEGEEEKAYVGFDIPGLVPLFTNPGDMIVFAHRTYHGAFPNQIDEIRLSCGVGFRHRDHHIDTPWEIPEEGRQFLADLPPHFQQYTHGYTSINLNWQG, encoded by the coding sequence ATGAAAGAATATTTAGAGATTCAGAAACCTGAACTTGACTACACTTACGAGTTTGAAACCGATGAACTTTCCCTCGTGTCCGAATGCCTTGAAGCACATGGTTTTGCGATTATCAAAGATGTCCTACCTCCTGATTTGGTCGATAGTTTAAAGCAGGCGGTCTTTGACGGCACAGATCCGAAACGGGAATTAGAGCATGGACAGAGCAGCACCCGACACGCGTGGATTGAGTCTGGACCGGGGGCTTGGCAGCTGCTCGGATACGATCCCTTTATGAAAATCCATCGGCACTTGATCGGTGCAAAGGAATTGACCCTCCACCGATCTGCCGCTATCATTCGGATGCCTGGGTCTCAGCCTGTTGCATGGCATACGGACTGGTGTGGGTTTTCAACGGACACCCCCAAAAATTCAGGTGATGTGCTTAACCGTGGACTTTGGCCCTCAGGTAAATGGTTCTATTTGACGGGTTCTCGTCCAGAACACGGAGGGTTGTGCATCATTGAAGGGTCTCACGTCGAGAACTGGAAAGGTCCCGAAGGCTTCAAACTGACAGCGGACAAACGCTCCTTCTATAAGGAAGGCGAAGAAGAAAAGGCTTATGTAGGATTTGATATTCCGGGATTGGTGCCACTCTTCACGAATCCGGGGGATATGATTGTGTTTGCGCACCGGACGTATCACGGCGCGTTCCCGAACCAGATTGATGAAATTCGGTTGTCGTGCGGTGTCGGTTTTCGGCATCGGGACCACCATATTGATACTCCGTGGGAAATCCCAGAAGAAGGCAGGCAGTTCTTAGCGGACTTACCGCCGCATTTTCAGCAGTATACGCATGGGTATACCAGTATCAATTTGAATTGGCAGGGGTAA
- a CDS encoding amidophosphoribosyltransferase yields MQYDDKPKDECGVFGVFGHPKAVELTYLGLRALQHRGQESSGIVASDGEKFTYHHGMGLVHSVFTTEALAKLKGHIAIGHNRYSTAGASTLENAQPLVRNYKQGPLALGHNGNLVNALQIRNHLENAGSIFSTSLDTEVIFHLIAHSRKQALEYRIMDALRSVEGAYSFVCMDKNTLMGARDAHGFRPLWLGKLGDAYVLASETCAFDVIEAEPIREVEPGELVFTRSTHRGVESFRFHKKQAQLSQCIFEYIYLARPDSMMFGQSVNNTRREFGRQLAREHPVKADVVIPVPDSATIAALGYAEESGIPFDLGLSRNTFVGRSFMNPTQDVRELMVKIKLNPVRDVLRGKRVVLVDDSIMRGTNSRKLIKIVRQGGATAVHLRIASPPNKFACFYGVDTPTRGELIASSHTIEEVRKYIRADSLGYLSIEGLLNSVETPQDFCTTCFDGKYPIPFVEESSQQLPLIVD; encoded by the coding sequence ATGCAATACGATGATAAACCAAAGGACGAATGCGGTGTATTTGGCGTTTTCGGCCATCCAAAAGCGGTGGAATTGACGTATTTAGGGTTACGCGCCCTTCAGCATCGCGGACAGGAGAGTAGCGGCATCGTCGCATCAGACGGCGAAAAGTTTACATACCACCACGGTATGGGGCTTGTTCACTCCGTCTTCACTACTGAAGCTTTAGCGAAACTGAAAGGGCATATCGCTATCGGACATAACCGGTATTCAACTGCAGGGGCAAGTACGCTTGAAAACGCACAACCTTTGGTTCGGAACTACAAGCAAGGTCCCCTCGCGCTCGGTCACAATGGCAATCTCGTCAATGCCCTGCAAATTCGGAATCACTTAGAGAATGCGGGTTCCATCTTTAGCACCAGTTTGGATACTGAAGTCATTTTCCACTTGATAGCGCATTCGCGGAAGCAGGCGTTGGAGTATAGAATTATGGATGCACTGCGAAGTGTTGAGGGTGCGTATTCATTCGTATGTATGGATAAAAACACGCTGATGGGTGCTCGTGATGCTCATGGATTTCGACCGCTCTGGCTCGGTAAACTTGGGGATGCATACGTGTTAGCGTCTGAGACGTGTGCCTTTGATGTGATTGAAGCGGAACCGATACGTGAGGTAGAGCCAGGAGAGTTAGTGTTTACACGCTCTACACATCGGGGTGTAGAGTCATTTCGTTTTCATAAGAAACAGGCGCAATTATCGCAGTGCATCTTTGAATATATCTATTTGGCACGACCAGATAGCATGATGTTTGGGCAAAGCGTGAACAACACGCGCCGCGAATTCGGTAGACAACTCGCCCGTGAACACCCTGTCAAAGCAGATGTTGTTATCCCAGTACCTGATTCTGCAACAATCGCTGCGCTTGGATACGCCGAAGAGTCTGGCATTCCGTTTGATTTAGGATTATCTCGAAATACTTTCGTCGGTCGCTCCTTCATGAACCCAACACAGGATGTCCGGGAACTGATGGTGAAGATAAAACTGAATCCAGTGCGCGATGTGCTGCGCGGCAAACGGGTCGTACTTGTGGACGACTCAATCATGCGGGGGACAAACAGCAGGAAACTCATCAAAATCGTTCGGCAAGGCGGCGCGACAGCCGTCCATCTCCGCATCGCATCCCCTCCGAATAAATTCGCATGCTTCTATGGTGTGGACACACCGACCCGTGGCGAATTAATCGCAAGTTCGCACACAATTGAGGAAGTTCGAAAGTATATCCGGGCAGACAGTCTGGGGTATCTCAGCATTGAAGGACTGCTCAATTCAGTGGAAACACCCCAGGATTTTTGTACCACCTGTTTTGATGGAAAATATCCGATCCCGTTTGTGGAAGAATCCTCACAACAACTTCCCTTAATCGTAGATTAA
- a CDS encoding phosphoribosylformylglycinamidine cyclo-ligase: MAAKKALTYADAGVSFEAESEAISRLKRLVQTTYRPEVLSDVGSFGGLFALKTYQEPVLVSSTDSVGTKLKVAFKVGRHDTVGFDIVAHCGNDIVVQGAEPLFFLDYIGISKVAPAVIEEIITGLASGCREIGCALIGGEIAELSDIYTPGEYDLVGTIVGAVEKADVITGEKITPGDQLIGLGSVGLHTNGFTLARRILFDRCNYSVDTYLPELSATVGEALLACHKSYVNSILSLREVCDIKGLAHITGGGLPANVERILPDGCTAYIRNGTWEIPPIFPFLQEKGDVEASEMYRVFNMGIGMVVIVVPDAVDAALESLNASGESTYRIGEVIAGKKGVQGVPV, encoded by the coding sequence ATGGCAGCTAAAAAGGCTTTGACCTACGCCGATGCTGGTGTTTCATTTGAAGCAGAATCCGAGGCTATATCTCGGCTTAAACGCCTTGTCCAAACCACTTATCGACCTGAGGTACTCAGTGATGTCGGGAGTTTCGGCGGGCTTTTTGCACTTAAAACCTATCAAGAACCGGTTCTCGTTTCCAGTACAGATAGCGTTGGTACAAAACTAAAGGTCGCCTTTAAAGTCGGACGGCATGACACGGTCGGTTTTGATATTGTGGCACATTGCGGCAACGACATCGTCGTGCAGGGTGCAGAGCCACTCTTTTTTTTAGATTATATCGGTATTAGCAAAGTGGCACCAGCGGTGATTGAAGAGATCATAACCGGTCTCGCGTCAGGATGCAGAGAGATCGGTTGTGCCTTAATCGGCGGTGAAATCGCAGAGTTGTCAGATATTTATACACCCGGTGAATACGACTTGGTAGGGACTATTGTCGGTGCGGTTGAAAAGGCAGACGTGATTACCGGAGAGAAAATTACCCCGGGAGATCAACTCATCGGTTTAGGATCCGTAGGTTTACATACAAACGGCTTTACATTAGCTCGGCGTATTCTGTTCGACAGGTGCAATTACAGTGTAGACACCTATCTTCCTGAACTCTCAGCAACGGTCGGGGAGGCACTGCTTGCTTGCCACAAAAGTTACGTGAATTCTATTCTGTCCCTTCGTGAGGTATGTGACATTAAAGGTCTTGCCCATATCACTGGAGGCGGTTTACCAGCAAATGTAGAGCGGATTCTGCCAGACGGGTGTACCGCCTACATTCGGAACGGCACATGGGAAATTCCGCCCATTTTCCCGTTTCTCCAAGAGAAAGGGGATGTTGAAGCGTCAGAAATGTATAGGGTTTTCAATATGGGAATCGGGATGGTCGTGATCGTTGTTCCTGATGCCGTTGATGCTGCTCTGGAGTCTCTCAACGCGTCTGGGGAATCCACTTACCGAATTGGTGAAGTGATTGCCGGGAAAAAGGGGGTACAAGGTGTCCCTGTCTAA